The Xanthomonas fragariae genome has a segment encoding these proteins:
- the prfA gene encoding peptide chain release factor 1: MTPTLRRKLEALAERREELQHLLSDPDVVNNNHKFRTLSRELSQLEPVAVALEDEARAKADLSAADAMRNDPEMRELAEEEIAAAQARLEELDTQLALLLVPRDPRDDGNLFLEVRAGTGGDEAAIFAGDLFRMYARYAERQGWKVEIESDSPGEHGGYKEVVARVVGRGAYSRLKFESGTHRVQRVPATESQGRIHTSAATVAIIPEAEDVEEIVINPADLKVDTFRSSGAGGQHVNKTESAIRITHVPSGVVVECQTERSQHANRDKAMKRLKAQLVEAERSKAAAAEAQTRKLQVGSGDRSQRIRTYNFPQGRITDHRVEGLTLYDLPNIIEGDLDALIARLLHEHQADELARLSDSP, translated from the coding sequence ATGACGCCGACCCTGCGCCGTAAGCTCGAAGCGCTGGCCGAGCGCCGCGAAGAATTGCAGCACTTGCTCTCCGACCCCGACGTGGTCAACAACAACCACAAGTTCCGCACGTTGTCGCGCGAACTGTCGCAGCTGGAGCCGGTAGCCGTGGCACTGGAAGACGAAGCACGCGCCAAGGCCGATCTGAGCGCGGCCGACGCCATGCGCAATGACCCGGAAATGCGCGAGCTGGCAGAAGAAGAGATCGCCGCCGCACAGGCGCGTCTGGAAGAACTCGATACACAACTGGCACTGCTACTGGTGCCACGTGACCCGCGCGACGACGGCAACCTGTTTCTGGAAGTGCGCGCCGGCACCGGTGGCGACGAAGCAGCAATCTTCGCCGGCGATCTGTTTCGCATGTACGCGCGCTACGCCGAGCGCCAGGGCTGGAAGGTGGAAATCGAATCCGACAGCCCCGGCGAGCACGGCGGCTACAAGGAAGTCGTTGCGCGGGTGGTCGGGCGCGGCGCGTACTCGCGGCTGAAGTTCGAGTCCGGCACCCACCGCGTGCAGCGCGTGCCGGCGACCGAATCGCAGGGCCGTATCCATACCTCGGCGGCCACCGTGGCGATCATTCCCGAAGCCGAAGATGTGGAAGAGATCGTGATCAATCCAGCCGATCTGAAAGTCGACACGTTCCGCTCGTCCGGCGCTGGTGGTCAGCACGTCAACAAGACCGAGTCGGCGATCCGTATCACGCATGTACCGAGTGGCGTGGTGGTGGAATGCCAAACCGAGCGCAGCCAGCATGCCAATCGCGACAAGGCGATGAAGAGGCTAAAGGCGCAATTGGTGGAAGCCGAACGCAGCAAGGCCGCCGCCGCCGAAGCGCAGACGCGCAAACTGCAGGTGGGCAGCGGCGACCGCAGTCAGCGCATCCGCACCTATAACTTCCCGCAGGGCCGCATCACCGACCACCGTGTCGAAGGTCTTACGCTGTACGACCTGCCCAATATCATCGAAGGCGATCTGGATGCCTTGATCGCGAGGCTGCTGCACGAGCATCAGGCCGACGAACTGGCGCGGTTGAGCGATAGCCCGTGA